One stretch of Rosistilla oblonga DNA includes these proteins:
- the atpC gene encoding ATP synthase F1 subunit epsilon — protein MAKLKCVVVTPEKTEIDREVDSLVLPLYDGAMGVLPGRAPLIGRLGFGQLELTDGSSTETYFVDGGFAQVENNVVSILTGRAMPVSDIVYADAEKELAAALQLPANTEEQRQVRDASALRARGQMRISRK, from the coding sequence GTGGCAAAGTTAAAGTGCGTTGTAGTGACGCCAGAGAAAACCGAGATCGATCGCGAAGTCGACAGTCTGGTGCTGCCATTGTACGACGGTGCGATGGGCGTACTTCCCGGACGCGCTCCGTTGATCGGACGCCTCGGGTTTGGACAGCTTGAACTGACCGATGGTTCGTCGACCGAGACCTATTTCGTCGACGGCGGGTTTGCTCAAGTCGAGAACAACGTCGTCTCGATCCTCACCGGTCGAGCGATGCCGGTCAGCGACATCGTCTACGCCGATGCGGAGAAAGAGTTGGCAGCCGCGTTGCAGTTGCCTGCGAATACCGAAGAGCAGCGTCAGGTCCGCGATGCGTCGGCGCTGCGAGCACGCGGTCAGATGCGTATCTCGCGCAAGTAA
- the atpG gene encoding ATP synthase F1 subunit gamma: protein MANARALDKRRKSIRNIRKITRTMELIATARFRKAMDRAAAATDYTERITQIVASLAAAGLEVQHPLLEARPDPRAASCLVLTSNRGLCGGYNSSIFRRALPRIEELRKSMDHLNIDVSGKRGIGAFKFRGIKTNDTYQQFDDQPKFAEVEQIANKYLAAYAAGEIDRLDVVYTKFHSVAKQEAVIETLLPLGAIDLDDEEATGLSADYEFLPSAESILEEVVPTSFKIRLFKCFLDAAVSEQVARMVAMKSATENAGEIIKQLSMTYNRARQSQITGEIMEIIGGVEALAN from the coding sequence ATGGCCAACGCCAGAGCACTTGATAAACGCCGGAAATCGATTCGCAACATCCGCAAGATCACGCGGACGATGGAATTGATCGCGACGGCGCGGTTTCGCAAAGCGATGGATCGAGCCGCTGCGGCGACCGATTACACCGAACGTATTACTCAGATCGTCGCCAGCCTTGCGGCGGCCGGTTTGGAAGTTCAACACCCGTTGCTCGAAGCACGTCCCGATCCACGGGCGGCTTCCTGTTTGGTGCTGACCAGCAACCGCGGCCTGTGCGGCGGCTACAATAGCTCGATCTTCCGTCGCGCATTGCCACGGATCGAAGAGCTTCGCAAATCGATGGATCACTTGAACATCGATGTCAGCGGCAAGCGTGGAATCGGTGCGTTTAAGTTCCGCGGGATCAAGACGAACGACACCTACCAGCAGTTCGACGACCAGCCGAAGTTTGCCGAAGTCGAACAGATCGCCAACAAATATCTGGCGGCTTACGCTGCGGGTGAGATCGATCGTTTGGACGTTGTTTACACCAAGTTCCACAGCGTCGCTAAGCAGGAAGCGGTGATTGAGACGCTGTTGCCACTTGGTGCGATCGACCTCGACGACGAGGAAGCGACTGGGTTGTCGGCCGATTATGAATTCCTGCCATCGGCGGAAAGCATTCTGGAAGAGGTCGTTCCGACGAGCTTCAAGATTCGATTGTTCAAATGCTTCCTGGACGCTGCTGTAAGCGAACAGGTGGCACGTATGGTGGCAATGAAAAGTGCGACCGAAAACGCCGGCGAGATCATCAAGCAACTGTCGATGACCTACAACCGTGCTCGCCAATCGCAGATTACCGGCGAGATCATGGAAATCATCGGTGGCGTCGAAGCCTTGGCCAATTAA
- the atpD gene encoding F0F1 ATP synthase subunit beta, with product MSTVTENKSGRVTQIIGSTFDAEFPQDALPKIYNALKITSEHKGVKVNLTGEVQQHLGGGRVRCVALGSTDGMIRGMEVIDTGSPITVPVGKGALARVFNVLGEPVDGRGPVESDERWPIHRQAPQISELSTNTELFETGIKVIDLLTPFVRGGKAGLFGGAGLGKTVILTELIARIASTHGGYSVFAGVGERTREGTDLWLEMQETEIGSTGRNVIEQTCMVFGQMNEPPGARLRVALSALTMAEYFRDTTGVDTLLFVDNIFRFSQAGSEVSALLGRMPSAVGYQPTLATEMGALQERISSTKKGAITSVQAVYVPADDPTDPAPATAFGQLDAFIYLERSISEKGIYPAIDPLASNSRILDPQYVGERHYAIARRVQTILQRYRELQDIIAILGVDELSESDKMIVHRARRIERFLSQPFLVAEKFIGKPGEVTSIGDTIRSFEEICDGKWDHLPEQAFMYVGSIEQAEEQAKQMAEKAKK from the coding sequence ATGTCAACCGTCACTGAAAACAAGTCGGGCCGCGTTACCCAGATCATCGGATCGACGTTCGATGCTGAATTTCCGCAGGATGCTCTGCCGAAGATCTACAACGCGCTGAAGATCACGTCGGAGCACAAGGGCGTCAAAGTCAATCTGACCGGCGAAGTGCAACAGCACCTCGGCGGCGGACGCGTCCGCTGCGTCGCGTTGGGTAGCACCGACGGCATGATTCGCGGAATGGAAGTCATCGACACCGGTTCGCCGATCACCGTTCCTGTGGGCAAGGGAGCTTTGGCTCGCGTCTTTAACGTCTTGGGTGAACCCGTCGACGGTCGCGGTCCTGTTGAATCGGACGAACGTTGGCCGATCCATCGTCAAGCTCCACAGATTTCGGAGCTGTCGACGAACACCGAATTGTTCGAGACCGGTATCAAGGTAATCGATCTGCTGACCCCGTTTGTTCGCGGTGGTAAAGCGGGTCTGTTTGGTGGTGCGGGACTGGGCAAGACCGTTATCTTGACCGAGTTGATCGCTCGTATCGCTTCGACTCACGGTGGTTATTCGGTATTCGCGGGCGTCGGTGAACGAACTCGTGAAGGAACCGACCTGTGGTTGGAAATGCAAGAGACGGAGATCGGTTCGACCGGTCGTAACGTTATCGAGCAAACCTGCATGGTCTTCGGCCAGATGAACGAACCACCAGGGGCTCGTTTGCGTGTTGCGTTGTCGGCACTGACGATGGCGGAATATTTCCGTGACACCACCGGCGTCGATACGCTGTTGTTTGTCGATAACATCTTCCGCTTCTCGCAAGCCGGTTCGGAAGTATCGGCGTTGTTGGGACGTATGCCTTCGGCTGTGGGTTACCAACCTACGCTGGCGACCGAAATGGGTGCTCTGCAAGAGCGAATTTCGTCGACCAAGAAGGGTGCGATCACATCGGTACAAGCGGTTTACGTTCCTGCGGATGATCCGACCGATCCGGCTCCCGCGACGGCGTTTGGTCAGTTGGACGCGTTCATCTACCTGGAACGTTCGATCTCGGAAAAGGGTATCTACCCTGCGATCGATCCATTGGCTTCGAACAGCCGTATTCTCGATCCTCAATACGTCGGCGAACGCCACTATGCGATCGCTCGTCGCGTGCAAACGATCCTGCAACGCTACCGCGAATTGCAAGACATCATCGCGATTTTGGGTGTCGACGAATTGAGCGAATCGGACAAGATGATCGTTCACCGCGCTCGTCGTATCGAACGCTTCTTGTCGCAACCGTTTTTGGTCGCCGAAAAGTTCATCGGCAAGCCGGGTGAAGTCACCTCGATCGGCGATACCATTCGCAGCTTCGAAGAGATCTGCGACGGCAAGTGGGATCATCTGCCAGAGCAAGCCTTCATGTACGTCGGTTCGATCGAACAGGCGGAAGAGCAAGCCAAGCAGATGGCAGAAAAGGCGAAGAAGTAG